From Symphalangus syndactylus isolate Jambi chromosome 17, NHGRI_mSymSyn1-v2.1_pri, whole genome shotgun sequence, one genomic window encodes:
- the BLVRB gene encoding flavin reductase (NADPH): protein MAVKKIAIFGATGQTGLTTLAQAVQAGYEVTVLVRDSSRLPSEGPQPAHVVVGDVLQAADVDKTVAGQDAVIVLLGTRNDLSPTTVMSEGAQNIVAAMKAHGVDKVVACTSAFLLWDPTKVPPRLQAVTDDHIRMHKVLQESGLKYVAVMPPHIGDQPLTGAYTVTLDGRGPSRVISKHDLGHFMLRCLTTDEYDGHSTYPSHQYQ, encoded by the exons ATGGCCGTCAAGAAGATCGCGATCTTCGGCGCCACTGGCCAGACCGGGCTCACCACCCTGGCGCAGGCGGTGCAAGCAG GTTACGAAGTGACAGTGCTGGTGCGGGACTCCTCCAGGCTGCCATCAGAGGGGCCCCAGCCGGCCCACGTGGTAGTGGGGGACGTTCTGCAGGCAGCCGATGTTGACAAGACCGTGGCTGGGCAGGACGCTGTCATCGTGCTGCTGGGCACCCGCAATGACCTCA GTCCCACGACAGTGATGTCCGAGGGCGCCCAGAACATTGTGGCAGCCATGAAGGCTCATGGTGTGGACAAGGTCGTGGCCTGCACCTCGG CTTTCCTGCTCTGGGACCCTACCAAGGTGCCCCCACGACTGCAGGCTGTGACCGATGACCACATCCGGATGCACAAGGTGCTGCAGGAATCAGGCCTGAAGTACGTGGCTGTGATGCCACCACACATAG GAGACCAGCCCCTAACTGGGGCGTACACAGTGACCCTGGATGGACGAGGGCCCTCAAGGGTCATCTCCAAACATGACCTGGGCCATTTCATGCTGCGTTGCCTCACTACCGATGAGTATGATGGACACAGCACCTACCCCTCTCACCAGTACCAGTAG
- the SERTAD3 gene encoding SERTA domain-containing protein 3 isoform X1, which produces MAPPSQSTPRSGRDSSQSRLAARLRGGAGGPEARRRGPAEGIMVGGLKRKHSDLEEEEERWEWSPAGLQSYQQALLRISLDKVQHSLGARAPSLRRHVLIHNTLQQLQAALRLAPTPALPPEPLFLGEEDFSLSATIGCILRELDTSMDGTEPPQNPVAPLSLQNEVPPQPDPVFLEALSSRYLGDSGLDDFFLDIDTSAVEKEPARAPPEPPHNLFCAPGSWEWNELDHIMEIILGS; this is translated from the exons ATGGCTCCGCCCAGCCAATCGACGCCCCGCAGCGGGCGGGACTCCAGCCAATCGCGGCTCGCGGCTCGGCTCCGGGGCGGGGCTGGTGGGCCAGAGGCCAGACGGAGAGGCCCCGCCGAG GGCATCATGGTGGGAGGCTTGAAGAGGAAACACTCTGatttggaagaggaggaggagaggtgggagTGGAGTCCAGCAGGCCTTCAGAGCTACCAGCAAGCCCTGCTCCGCATCTCCCTAGACAAAGTCCAGCACAGCCTGGGCGCCCGAGCACCCAGCCTCCGCAGGCATGTCCTCATCCATAACACCCTCCAACAGCTGCAGGCTGCACTTCGCCTggctcccacccctgccctgccccctgaGCCCCTCTTCCTGGGCGAGGAGGATTTCTCCCTGTCAGCCACCATTGGCTGTATCCTCAGGGAGCTGGACACCTCCATGGATGGGACTGAGCCCCCTCAGAATCCAGTGgctcccctcagcctccagaatgaaGTGCCACCCCAGCCTGATCCAGTCTTCTTAGAAGCTCTGAGCTCCCGGTACTTGGGGGACTCTGGCCTGGATGACTTCTTTCTGGACATTGACACATCTGCGGTAGAAAAGGAGCCTGCACGGGCCCCACCAGAGCCTCCTCACAACCTCTTCTGTGCCCCAGGTTCCTGGGAGTGGAATGAACTGGATCACATCATGGAAATCATTCTGGGGTCCTAA
- the SERTAD3 gene encoding SERTA domain-containing protein 3 isoform X2: MVGGLKRKHSDLEEEEERWEWSPAGLQSYQQALLRISLDKVQHSLGARAPSLRRHVLIHNTLQQLQAALRLAPTPALPPEPLFLGEEDFSLSATIGCILRELDTSMDGTEPPQNPVAPLSLQNEVPPQPDPVFLEALSSRYLGDSGLDDFFLDIDTSAVEKEPARAPPEPPHNLFCAPGSWEWNELDHIMEIILGS, encoded by the coding sequence ATGGTGGGAGGCTTGAAGAGGAAACACTCTGatttggaagaggaggaggagaggtgggagTGGAGTCCAGCAGGCCTTCAGAGCTACCAGCAAGCCCTGCTCCGCATCTCCCTAGACAAAGTCCAGCACAGCCTGGGCGCCCGAGCACCCAGCCTCCGCAGGCATGTCCTCATCCATAACACCCTCCAACAGCTGCAGGCTGCACTTCGCCTggctcccacccctgccctgccccctgaGCCCCTCTTCCTGGGCGAGGAGGATTTCTCCCTGTCAGCCACCATTGGCTGTATCCTCAGGGAGCTGGACACCTCCATGGATGGGACTGAGCCCCCTCAGAATCCAGTGgctcccctcagcctccagaatgaaGTGCCACCCCAGCCTGATCCAGTCTTCTTAGAAGCTCTGAGCTCCCGGTACTTGGGGGACTCTGGCCTGGATGACTTCTTTCTGGACATTGACACATCTGCGGTAGAAAAGGAGCCTGCACGGGCCCCACCAGAGCCTCCTCACAACCTCTTCTGTGCCCCAGGTTCCTGGGAGTGGAATGAACTGGATCACATCATGGAAATCATTCTGGGGTCCTAA